A single genomic interval of Gopherus evgoodei ecotype Sinaloan lineage chromosome 11, rGopEvg1_v1.p, whole genome shotgun sequence harbors:
- the LOC115659421 gene encoding uncharacterized protein LOC115659421 isoform X1, producing the protein MEEEPIYEDMATKEPSQNSDVENQPIDPESWKDGDIVMITKPGPYKITALVCDKWPTVAKTEAHEEVAETMIDGALASGGSETKDTNRVCSERVSMVKPKEHGEEGATVPEDASAEDDNNDSESDKGTIETSSEDEKRLPLSRITIICTCFFCVKQDVKKKSVKSKESDQKSCEEKDAVMADIIRAVVVKAIYHCLKKQLLENCAACVVNETNPFSHPCIFLGCSEVFYFF; encoded by the exons ATGGAAGAAGAGCCTATATATGAGGACATGGCAACCAAGGAACCATCACAAAATAGCGATGTTGAAAACCAGCCGATAGACCCCGAGTCATGGAAAGATGGCGATATTGTTATG ATAACCAAGCCGGGGCCGTACAAGATTACTGCTTTGGTGTGTGACAAATGGCCAACAGTTGCAAAAACAGAAGCACACGAGGAG GTTGCTGAAACTATGATCGACGGAGCCCTTGCCAGTGGTGGTTCAGAAACAAAGGACACAAACAGGGTGTGCAGCGAGCGGGTGTCAATGGTAAAACCCAAAGAACATGGTGAG GAAGGGGCTACGGTGCCCGAAGATGCATCAGCTGAGGATGATAATAATGATTCAGAATCAGACAAGGGTACGATTGAG ACATCTTCAGAGGATGAAAAGAGGTTGCCTTTAAGCAGAATAACCATAATATGTACCTGTTTCTTTTGTGTGAagcaagatgttaaaaaaaagtctgtaaaaAGTAAGGAAAGTGACCAGAAAAGCTGTGAAGAAAAAGATGCCGTTATGGCTGATATTATTAGAGCTGTTGTAGTAAAAGCCATTTACCACTGTTTGAAAAAACAACTTTTGGAAAACTGTGCAGCCTGCGTGGTAAATGAGACCAACCCTTTTAGTCACCCTTGTATTTTTTTGGGTTGCTCAGAAGTATTTTATTTCTTCTAA
- the LOC115659421 gene encoding uncharacterized protein LOC115659421 isoform X3 yields the protein MEEEPIYEDMATKEPSQNSDVENQPIDPESWKDGDIVMITKPGPYKITALVCDKWPTVAKTEAHEEVAETMIDGALASGGSETKDTNRVCSERVSMVKPKEHGRGYGARRCIS from the exons ATGGAAGAAGAGCCTATATATGAGGACATGGCAACCAAGGAACCATCACAAAATAGCGATGTTGAAAACCAGCCGATAGACCCCGAGTCATGGAAAGATGGCGATATTGTTATG ATAACCAAGCCGGGGCCGTACAAGATTACTGCTTTGGTGTGTGACAAATGGCCAACAGTTGCAAAAACAGAAGCACACGAGGAG GTTGCTGAAACTATGATCGACGGAGCCCTTGCCAGTGGTGGTTCAGAAACAAAGGACACAAACAGGGTGTGCAGCGAGCGGGTGTCAATGGTAAAACCCAAAGAACATG GAAGGGGCTACGGTGCCCGAAGATGCATCAGCTGA
- the LOC115659421 gene encoding uncharacterized protein LOC115659421 isoform X2 produces the protein MEEEPIYEDMATKEPSQNSDVENQPIDPESWKDGDIVMITKPGPYKITALVCDKWPTVAKTEAHEEVAETMIDGALASGGSETKDTNRVCSERVSMVKPKEHGEEGATVPEDASAEDDNNDSESDKDIFRG, from the exons ATGGAAGAAGAGCCTATATATGAGGACATGGCAACCAAGGAACCATCACAAAATAGCGATGTTGAAAACCAGCCGATAGACCCCGAGTCATGGAAAGATGGCGATATTGTTATG ATAACCAAGCCGGGGCCGTACAAGATTACTGCTTTGGTGTGTGACAAATGGCCAACAGTTGCAAAAACAGAAGCACACGAGGAG GTTGCTGAAACTATGATCGACGGAGCCCTTGCCAGTGGTGGTTCAGAAACAAAGGACACAAACAGGGTGTGCAGCGAGCGGGTGTCAATGGTAAAACCCAAAGAACATGGTGAG GAAGGGGCTACGGTGCCCGAAGATGCATCAGCTGAGGATGATAATAATGATTCAGAATCAGACAAGG ACATCTTCAGAGGATGA